The nucleotide window CCCCGGCGCGGCGGCACCGGGGCACTTGGTGATGTGAAGACAGCTTCACCCGCGCCGCCGGGGCCTGGCGGAACCGTGAGCGACGCGCGGGTTGCCTCAGCTTTGCCGGATGGTTTCCAGATCCAGGGTCAGCTCGATCTCCTTGGAGACCAGGATGCCCCCGGCCTCCAGCGCCATGTTCCAGGTAAGACCCCAGTCCTCCCGGTTGATCTTGCCGTGGGCGGAGAAGACGGCACGGTCGTTGTCCCACGGGTCCCGGGCGTAGCCGAGGTAGTCCACGGCAAGAGTCACCGAGCGGGTGACGTCCTTGATCGTGAGGTCCCCGACCAGCGTGCCACTGGTGCCGTCCCAGGTCACCGAGGTCGAGGCGAAGGTGGCACGCGGGTATTTGGCCACGTCGAAGAAGTCGGCGGAGCGCAGGTGGTCGTCGCGGGTGCCGTCCCCGCTGTCCACGCTGGCCATGTCGATGACGGCGGTCACCCGGCTGTCCTCGGGGCGCTCGCCGATCTCCACGGCGGCGTCCACCCCCGTGAACCGGCCGCGCACCTTGGTCAGCATGAAGTGGCGGCCGACGAAGCCGACTTCGGTGTGACCGGCGTCCACCTTCCACGTACCGGCGGCGGGCAGATCGACTCCGCCGATGGTGCGGGTGGGTGCGATGTCACTGCTCATGTGGTCCCCCTCGGGTGATCCCGTTTCGTGGTTCCGCCGGTCTCAGGCGCCGGCGCCGGACTCGGTCGGCAGGCCGGCGCCGATCCAGTCGTCCTTGCCCTCGTCGTACTCGTAGACGTTGGTGTAACCCAGCTCGTCCAGGCGGCGGGCGGCGATGCCCGAGTTCTGGCAGGGCGAGTTGGCGCAGTAGACGATGACCTCGGCGGCCTTGTCCGGGATCAGCTCGGGCGCCAGCTTGTCCACCTCGTCGTGCGGCAGGTTGAGCGCGCCCGGCAGGTGGGCCTGCTCGTAGTAGGAGGCCGGCAGCGCCTCGACCACGGTGACCTTGCCACCGTCGATCTTCCGCTTGACCTCGTCACGGGTGATGCGACGAACCATGTCGGTGTGCCCTTCCTCAATGCGGTGTGTGCGTCTGCACACACTTTAATAGATGCGTGCGGACGCACACAAGTGCACGTACACTTCCCCTGTGAGCAGCCATGATGGGGACGAGGTCCGACTGCAAGCCTGGCGAGCGCTGCTGCTCGCCCACAACGCGGCCG belongs to Streptantibioticus cattleyicolor NRRL 8057 = DSM 46488 and includes:
- a CDS encoding YceI family protein — translated: MSSDIAPTRTIGGVDLPAAGTWKVDAGHTEVGFVGRHFMLTKVRGRFTGVDAAVEIGERPEDSRVTAVIDMASVDSGDGTRDDHLRSADFFDVAKYPRATFASTSVTWDGTSGTLVGDLTIKDVTRSVTLAVDYLGYARDPWDNDRAVFSAHGKINREDWGLTWNMALEAGGILVSKEIELTLDLETIRQS
- a CDS encoding rhodanese-like domain-containing protein; its protein translation is MVRRITRDEVKRKIDGGKVTVVEALPASYYEQAHLPGALNLPHDEVDKLAPELIPDKAAEVIVYCANSPCQNSGIAARRLDELGYTNVYEYDEGKDDWIGAGLPTESGAGA